The Pantoea sp. Aalb genomic interval CAATCGTACTGGATTTGCTACAGGAAAAAATGTAATCACAGTAGAAAAAAAATTACTAAAAGTAGTTCCTTCAGAATTTAAAATAAATTGTCACCGTTGGTTAATTTCACATGGGCAAAATACTTGTAAAGCACGTAACCCACGGTGTTATTATTGCTCAATAAAAGATATTTGTGAATTTAAGTCAAAAATAAAAATTTTATGCCATTAATATTTAATAAAACATTATTTTACTCTATGAATAGATAATAACTTAAAAAAATAATATACATGCTTTTTATAAAAAGCCATTATATACTAAGTTAGTATTAACCATTATTCCAATTAATTAAACAATATTGTTTTTTACCTAAACGAAATATAGTAAAACGATTAAAGAGTTTATCTTTTTCAGTAAAACAATATTTTGGATTAGTATTTTTTTTACCATTGATTGATACCGCATTAGAAGCAATCATTTTACGTGCTTGACTACGTGATAATACCATTTTTGAAAGTACTAAGGCTTTCTGCAAATCATCTCCTGGGATTAGAGTAATAGTAGGCATTCCATCTTGTGCTAATTCTTGTAGTTCAATTTGAGTCAGAACATCAATTTTCTCCGAAAATAGACTATCTGTAATACGTTTTGCTATAATAAAGCCGTATTCTCCATGTACAATACGTGTAACATGTTCAGCTAAAATGTGTTGTGCACGTGGTGTTTTATTACTATTTTTATCTTCTTCTTCTAAGATTTTTATCTCTTCAAGACTCATAAAAGTAAAGAACTTAAGAAAACGATATACATCTGAATCTGCAGTATTAATCCAAAATTGATAAAATTTATAAAAGCTAGTTTTATTTACATCTAACCAAATAGTATTACTTTCACTTTTTCCAAACTTAGTACCATCAGATTTTGTTATTAAGGGTAAGGTTAATCCCCAAGTAGGTTGTTTATATAGACGCCTTGTTAAATCGATGCCTGATATAATATTACCCCATTGATCAGTTCCACCAATTTGTAAAATAACGTTATAACGTTTATTTAATTCGGCAAAATCATAACTTTGTAGAAGATTATAAGAGAATTCAGTAAAAGAAATACCTTGATCCTCTCTATTTAAACGTTGCTTAACCGATTCTCGATTAATCATTTGATTAATCGAGAAATGTTTACCAATATCACGTAGAAAAGTAAGTATATTTATATTACTAAACCAATCGTAATTATTAACAATAATAGCACTATTAGTACCACAGTTAAAACTAAGAAAATTTAAAATTTGATGAGAAATTTTCTTTATCCACTTATTAACGATTTCCTTACTATTAAGCTTACGTTCCACTGCTTTAAAACTAGGATCACCAATGAGACCAGTAGCTCCTCCTATTAATATGATAGGTTTATGTCCAGCATTTTGAAACCACTTGAGACAAATTAATGGAATCAAATGGCCTAAATGTAAGCTATCAGCAGTAGGATCAAAACCACAATAAAGTGTAATTGGTGACTTTAAAAGTCGTTCTGCTAAACCTTTTTCATCCGTTAAATGATGAGAGGATATTAACCCTCTTTCTTTTAATGTTAGTATCAAGTTACTACCAATAGACATTAATGACTCCACGTTTATAAAAGCTATTATTGAAAATAATCTAATAATATATCTCTATAATAAAACTCATAAATTACATATTTTATAAAAATCATATGAAACTCATAACATGAGTCTCATATGATAATGGTTATATAATAATTATATTTTATGGAGATAATCTATTAATCATCCAATTATTATTTTTAATCTGATAGATAAAACGATCATGTAATCGATATTCTCCACCTTGCCAAAATTCTATAGTGTAATATTTAACACGAAATCCACCCCAAAAATCTGGTAAAGGTACTTTACCAGGTTGAAATTTTTTTTTGAATTCAAAAAATCTTTTTTCTAAAATTTTACGTGTAGGGATATTAGTTGACTGCTTTGATACCCATGCACCAACTTGGCTTTCATATGGACGACTATGAAAATATTTTAATACTTCTAGTGAAGATAACTTTTCTACTTTACCAAGCAACATAACTTGACGTTCTAATAAATGCCAAAAAAAATGTAATGAAACTTTTGGATTATTTAATAATTGTAAAGATTTACGACTACCAAGATTAGTATAAAATACCATACCATTTTCATCATATTGTTTTAAAAGTACAGTTCTCTGATATGGTTGACCATTGTTATTAACTGTTGCTACTGTCATTGCAGTAGGATCTGGTAATTGTGCTGCACAAGCTTGCTGCAACCATGTATTAAATAAAACTAAGGGATTACTAGGTAAATCTTTACTGCTTAATCCACCACGAGTGTATTCACGTCTTAGATAGGCAATGTCTTGTAATTTATTACAGTTACTCATATTAATTCTCAAATTAATTATTTAAAAATCTTTTAAGTATTTATACTTTATTTTATAATATACTCTTTAAATATTTAATGTTTAATTAAGTAAAATTCTAGCTAGTAAAAATATCATTAATTATCCTATCTTATTTAGTATGTCACTTGGATTTATAGTAAATTATTGCTAATATTTTATTATAGAAATATTTTTTATATTTTTTATAAAACAAAATTTAATAATAGTATATTTTGTTATGAAGGATATTTTTATGATTAATAGATTTCTAATATTAATATTTCTTAGTTTAATGTTATCCAGTTGTGCTAATAATGATAATACATCTGGAGATGTTTATAGTGCTAGAGAAACTAAAAAAATACAAAATGTTTCCTATGGAACTTTAATATCGATCCGTCCTATTAAAATTCAAGATAAAAATAATAATGAAATCATTGGAACAATCAGTGGTGCTATAGTTGGTGGTTTCCTAGGTAATACTATAGGAGGGGGTACTGGTCGTAATTTAGCAACTGCCGGTGGTATAGTATTAGGAGGAGTAGCTGGAAAGGGCATACAAGATACTATTAATCAATCTAATGGAGTAGAGTTAGAAATTCATCAAGATAATGGCCATACTATAGTCGTAGTACAGAAACAAAATACTACTCGTTATTCAGTCGGTCAGCGTGTTATGATTGTATCATATGGAAAACAAGTGACTATATCGCCACGTTAAAATCAATTATAAGTTAAGTCATAAACCTTTTTATTATTATTAATAATACTTAAATCAATATGATCATCGTAATTAACGTAGTATTTATATATTTTAAATATAAATATTAAGTATAAAAAAGATAATATATAGTATGAGATTATATCATTAACACTAATAATATATAATATATATAATACCATGAGTTTTATTTATATATATTTATAATTATTTTAATGTTTTATATTTTTGAGCTGTTTGTTTAATTAATAGCTGTAATTCACCTTCATAAAACATTTCTAGAATAATATCACAACCACCTACTAATTGACCATCAATCCATAGTTGTGGAAATGTAGGCCAATTAGCATACTTTGGTAAAGTA includes:
- the pdxH gene encoding pyridoxamine 5'-phosphate oxidase, which gives rise to MSNCNKLQDIAYLRREYTRGGLSSKDLPSNPLVLFNTWLQQACAAQLPDPTAMTVATVNNNGQPYQRTVLLKQYDENGMVFYTNLGSRKSLQLLNNPKVSLHFFWHLLERQVMLLGKVEKLSSLEVLKYFHSRPYESQVGAWVSKQSTNIPTRKILEKRFFEFKKKFQPGKVPLPDFWGGFRVKYYTIEFWQGGEYRLHDRFIYQIKNNNWMINRLSP
- the tyrS gene encoding tyrosine--tRNA ligase, whose protein sequence is MSIGSNLILTLKERGLISSHHLTDEKGLAERLLKSPITLYCGFDPTADSLHLGHLIPLICLKWFQNAGHKPIILIGGATGLIGDPSFKAVERKLNSKEIVNKWIKKISHQILNFLSFNCGTNSAIIVNNYDWFSNINILTFLRDIGKHFSINQMINRESVKQRLNREDQGISFTEFSYNLLQSYDFAELNKRYNVILQIGGTDQWGNIISGIDLTRRLYKQPTWGLTLPLITKSDGTKFGKSESNTIWLDVNKTSFYKFYQFWINTADSDVYRFLKFFTFMSLEEIKILEEEDKNSNKTPRAQHILAEHVTRIVHGEYGFIIAKRITDSLFSEKIDVLTQIELQELAQDGMPTITLIPGDDLQKALVLSKMVLSRSQARKMIASNAVSINGKKNTNPKYCFTEKDKLFNRFTIFRLGKKQYCLINWNNG